The following are encoded in a window of Staphylospora marina genomic DNA:
- a CDS encoding serine hydrolase, whose protein sequence is MTRLLMRACMVSLSMVLVLPSVMWAKPSPQDSDSMEKPERKVSALSRDFTSPPADPWDPPRPSSPVLRNAPPQAAGMHPEPLRSLDESVREAVRANMTPGAVVLIARRGNIVKHEAYGHAVRYADDRFLPHPTPVPMRKDTIFDLASVTKIFTAVAVMQLVEQKKVALEDPVAKHIPEFAQNGKERVTIRQLLTHTSGFRPSLPLDRMGTGREDRLQIVFAAPLDHPPGTTYVYSDLNMIVLGALVERVSGKRLDAWIAEHITKPLGMRDTRFNPPEQWKPRIAATEFQPWTSRDLVWGQVHDEKAWALDGVAGHAGLFSSARDLAVFAHTLLMKGRYGSVRILKEETVELMERNFNSAFPGDDHGLGWELNQGWYMDALSSSGTMGHTGFTGTSLVVSRDLQTIVITLTNRVHPTRNTPSINPVRRETARMAADAILVSIPGRGSAWFSGYGDLLDRHLVAELPPGARSLTFHTWYRIEENMDHGWVEASADGRVWTPLHAGYTGASDWNRQVLLLPKNARFVRFRYVTDLSVNGRGWYVKDPVITLKNGKSLPLNPSGDGWQRRDR, encoded by the coding sequence TTGACCCGACTCCTGATGCGTGCATGCATGGTCTCCCTGTCCATGGTGTTGGTGCTTCCCTCCGTGATGTGGGCCAAACCGTCCCCGCAAGACTCAGATTCCATGGAAAAACCGGAAAGGAAAGTGTCCGCCCTGTCCAGAGATTTCACCTCCCCTCCCGCTGATCCGTGGGATCCACCCCGACCGTCTTCCCCCGTTCTCCGGAATGCTCCCCCGCAAGCCGCAGGCATGCACCCCGAACCGCTGCGTTCGCTGGATGAGTCCGTTCGAGAAGCCGTCCGAGCCAACATGACGCCGGGAGCGGTGGTGCTCATTGCCAGAAGGGGAAACATCGTGAAGCACGAAGCTTACGGTCATGCGGTTCGATATGCGGACGACCGCTTCCTCCCGCACCCGACTCCCGTCCCGATGCGAAAGGACACCATCTTCGATCTGGCATCCGTCACCAAGATTTTCACCGCCGTCGCCGTGATGCAACTGGTCGAACAGAAAAAAGTCGCGCTGGAAGACCCGGTGGCCAAACATATCCCGGAATTCGCCCAAAACGGGAAAGAACGGGTGACGATCCGCCAACTGCTCACACACACTTCCGGATTCCGTCCGAGCCTCCCCCTGGACCGGATGGGAACCGGGAGAGAAGACCGGCTCCAAATCGTCTTTGCCGCCCCGTTGGACCACCCGCCCGGAACCACGTATGTGTACAGCGATCTCAACATGATCGTGCTGGGGGCACTGGTTGAACGGGTTTCCGGCAAGCGGTTGGATGCCTGGATCGCCGAACACATCACAAAGCCGCTAGGCATGCGCGACACGCGGTTCAACCCTCCGGAGCAGTGGAAGCCCCGCATCGCCGCCACGGAGTTCCAGCCGTGGACCTCACGGGATCTGGTGTGGGGACAGGTGCACGATGAGAAAGCCTGGGCGCTGGACGGGGTGGCCGGGCACGCCGGACTCTTTTCCAGCGCCCGCGATCTGGCCGTGTTCGCCCACACCCTGCTGATGAAGGGGCGATACGGTTCCGTCCGGATTCTGAAAGAGGAAACGGTGGAGCTGATGGAACGAAATTTCAACTCCGCCTTCCCCGGCGATGACCACGGTTTGGGGTGGGAATTGAACCAGGGTTGGTATATGGACGCCCTCTCCTCTTCAGGTACCATGGGACATACCGGGTTCACCGGCACTTCACTGGTGGTGAGCCGCGACTTGCAAACCATCGTCATCACCCTGACCAACCGCGTCCATCCCACCCGGAATACACCGTCCATCAATCCGGTGCGTCGGGAAACGGCCCGCATGGCCGCCGACGCCATCCTGGTGTCCATCCCCGGTCGGGGATCCGCCTGGTTTTCCGGCTACGGCGATTTGCTGGACCGTCATTTGGTTGCCGAACTCCCGCCCGGGGCAAGGAGTCTGACATTCCACACCTGGTACCGGATCGAAGAGAACATGGACCACGGGTGGGTGGAAGCTTCCGCGGACGGCCGCGTGTGGACGCCTCTTCATGCGGGATACACCGGAGCCTCCGACTGGAACCGACAGGTGTTGCTTCTCCCGAAAAACGCCCGTTTCGTCCGTTTCCGCTACGTCACCGATCTTTCCGTCAACGGACGAGGATGGTATGTGAAAGACCCGGTCATCACCCTGAAAAACGGAAAAAGTCTCCCGCTGAACCCGTCCGGAGACGGCTGGCAGCGAAGAGACCGGTGA
- a CDS encoding TIGR00730 family Rossman fold protein codes for MNRICVYAGARSGVLPAYEQTAAELGRELVRRGLELVYGAGSTGLMGAVADGVLESGGTAIGVVPKGLFPPEVIHTRLKRIIEVENMHQRKATMHELADAFIALPGGFGTWEELTEALCWSQLRIHRKPVGLLNVEGYWNPLLAMTEHAVKTGFVSADHADLLICEEDPAKLLDRIMEAARREEE; via the coding sequence ATGAACCGGATTTGCGTGTATGCGGGTGCGAGAAGCGGCGTACTTCCGGCCTATGAACAAACGGCCGCGGAATTGGGGCGTGAATTGGTGCGACGGGGATTGGAGCTTGTGTACGGCGCGGGAAGCACCGGTCTGATGGGCGCCGTGGCCGACGGCGTGTTGGAAAGCGGAGGCACAGCGATCGGCGTGGTGCCGAAGGGATTGTTTCCGCCGGAAGTGATCCACACCCGGCTCAAGCGGATCATCGAAGTGGAAAACATGCACCAAAGAAAAGCCACCATGCACGAGCTGGCCGATGCGTTCATCGCCCTGCCGGGAGGATTCGGCACGTGGGAGGAACTGACGGAAGCCCTTTGCTGGAGCCAGCTTCGCATTCACCGGAAACCGGTGGGCCTGCTCAATGTGGAGGGCTACTGGAATCCGCTGTTGGCGATGACGGAACATGCGGTCAAGACGGGATTCGTTTCCGCGGATCATGCCGATCTGCTGATTTGTGAAGAAGATCCCGCCAAGCTGCTGGACCGGATCATGGAAGCGGCACGGCGGGAAGAGGAGTGA
- the rnz gene encoding ribonuclease Z, with protein sequence MRFIFLGTGAGVPSRLRNVSSMAVVMSEYGGDTWLFDVGEGTQHRILESPVRLPKVSRIFITHLHGDHLFGLPGLLGSRSFQNDKDPLTLYGPKGLRRFVETALEISGTTVRFPFEIVELEPGMTVETPHFHVRVGLLDHRMPSFGFRLEEKDRPGELNTAKLKEAGIPSGPVYGRLKAGETVRLEDGRIIRGSDFLGPVKKGRVFTILGDTRLTKSCFELAKDAKLLVHEATYRAGQEHLAKTWFHSTTTQAAQVALESHVHTLVLTHISPRFSDEDGEQLLQEAREVFPRTFLAHDGWILDL encoded by the coding sequence ATGCGGTTCATCTTTCTCGGAACCGGCGCGGGCGTTCCGTCCCGCTTGAGAAACGTTTCCTCCATGGCCGTCGTGATGTCCGAATACGGCGGGGACACCTGGCTGTTTGATGTGGGGGAAGGCACGCAACACCGCATCCTGGAATCCCCCGTCCGTCTGCCCAAAGTATCCCGCATCTTCATCACCCATCTGCACGGGGACCATCTCTTCGGACTGCCCGGACTTTTGGGCAGCCGCTCGTTCCAGAACGACAAAGATCCGCTGACGCTGTACGGACCGAAGGGACTTCGCCGGTTTGTGGAAACCGCATTGGAAATCAGCGGCACCACCGTGCGCTTTCCGTTTGAGATCGTGGAGCTGGAACCCGGCATGACGGTGGAAACGCCACACTTCCACGTACGGGTGGGGCTTCTGGATCACCGCATGCCCTCGTTCGGCTTCCGACTGGAAGAGAAGGACCGCCCCGGAGAGCTGAACACCGCCAAACTGAAAGAGGCGGGCATTCCTTCCGGCCCCGTCTACGGTCGGCTGAAAGCGGGCGAAACCGTCCGATTGGAAGACGGAAGAATCATCCGGGGATCGGATTTCCTCGGCCCCGTCAAAAAAGGACGGGTATTCACCATCTTGGGAGACACCCGTCTGACGAAGTCCTGTTTTGAGCTTGCGAAAGATGCAAAGCTGCTGGTTCACGAGGCCACGTACCGCGCGGGACAGGAACATCTGGCGAAAACCTGGTTTCACTCCACCACGACCCAGGCCGCTCAAGTGGCCCTTGAGTCCCATGTCCATACGTTGGTCCTGACCCATATCAGTCCCAGATTTTCCGATGAAGACGGCGAACAACTGTTGCAAGAAGCCCGCGAAGTCTTCCCGCGAACCTTCCTGGCTCACGACGGCTGGATTCTGGATCTGTAA